The Breoghania sp. genome has a segment encoding these proteins:
- the pgeF gene encoding peptidoglycan editing factor PgeF codes for MISAPDLADLPGIAHGFFTRNGGVSDGIYASLNIGLGSDDARANVNENRARVASSFGLGADRLVSPYQHHSANAVTVREPWAAGEGPKADAMVTDQPGLILGISTADCGPVLFVDPEARVVGAAHAGWRGALGGILESTIEAMIALDAERDRIIAVLGPCISARAYEVGGEFVESFTGHEQKNERYFTPSEKPGHAMFDLPAYIVDRLQATGIASATSLGRCTYAEEDNFYSYRRMTHRGEGDYGRQVSAICIRE; via the coding sequence ATGATTTCCGCCCCCGATCTCGCAGACCTTCCCGGCATTGCCCACGGTTTCTTCACCCGCAATGGCGGCGTCTCCGATGGCATTTATGCAAGCCTCAATATCGGCCTTGGCTCCGACGATGCGCGCGCCAATGTGAACGAGAACCGTGCCCGCGTGGCTTCCAGCTTCGGCCTGGGCGCCGACCGTCTCGTCAGCCCCTATCAGCACCACTCCGCCAACGCCGTCACCGTGCGCGAACCCTGGGCGGCCGGTGAAGGCCCGAAGGCCGACGCCATGGTCACCGACCAGCCGGGCCTCATTCTCGGCATTTCGACGGCCGACTGCGGCCCGGTCCTCTTCGTCGATCCGGAGGCCCGTGTCGTTGGCGCAGCCCATGCGGGCTGGCGCGGCGCACTCGGCGGCATTCTGGAATCGACCATCGAAGCCATGATCGCACTCGATGCGGAGCGCGACCGGATCATTGCCGTTCTGGGCCCCTGCATTTCGGCAAGAGCCTATGAGGTCGGCGGCGAGTTCGTCGAGAGTTTCACGGGACACGAACAGAAGAACGAGCGCTATTTCACGCCTTCGGAAAAGCCCGGCCACGCGATGTTCGATCTGCCCGCCTATATCGTGGACCGCCTGCAGGCGACAGGCATCGCAAGCGCTACCAGTCTTGGGCGTTGCACATATGCGGAAGAAGACAATTTCTATTCCTATCGCCGCATGACTCATCGCGGCGAAGGAGATTATGGACGTCAGGTCTCCGCCATCTGCATCAGGGAGTAA
- a CDS encoding accessory factor UbiK family protein has product MTQSTNRVFDDFAKLMTDAAGMAQGVRREVETAFRAQAERFLADMDVVSREEFEAVKDMAAKAREEADALAARVEALEKALSGTGEEAEKPAAKSSAKSTSSRRSGAKGADAS; this is encoded by the coding sequence ATGACCCAATCCACCAATCGTGTCTTCGACGATTTCGCCAAGCTCATGACCGATGCCGCCGGAATGGCGCAAGGTGTCCGCCGCGAGGTGGAAACCGCGTTCAGGGCGCAGGCCGAACGCTTTCTTGCCGATATGGACGTCGTCTCGCGCGAAGAGTTCGAGGCGGTGAAGGATATGGCGGCCAAAGCCCGCGAAGAGGCAGATGCCCTCGCCGCGCGGGTCGAGGCGCTTGAAAAGGCCCTTTCCGGTACCGGAGAAGAGGCGGAGAAGCCCGCCGCGAAATCCTCCGCCAAATCCACATCTTCGCGCCGTTCCGGCGCCAAGGGCGCGGACGCGTCCTGA
- a CDS encoding class I SAM-dependent methyltransferase, with the protein MTETPLKARIHSLIERTGPITVADFMTMCLSDPEHGYYMTRTPFGSEGDFTTAPEVSQMFGEMIGAWCLETWETIGRPNSVHLVELGPGRGTLMADMLRLARLEPAFAKAVHVHMVETSPHLRDLQQQTLQAAPVACTWHETLAEVPEGPTLLVANEFFDALPIHQYVLTSEGWRERMVGLNPQGTGFIFAAGPGRLDTAGLPNEIANPASRNIGPGAIVETQPLSNAIMSQIAARLKAHGGAALAIDYGYERTAIGDTLQALERHAFADPLANPGQADLTAHVNFEALARAAVEAGATAHGPMTQGDFLIALGLLERAGRLGSGKDHAVQDRLRDDVERLAGPEQMGTLFKVLAVTGQAAAPRPFTI; encoded by the coding sequence ATGACCGAGACGCCCCTGAAGGCCCGCATCCATTCGCTGATCGAGCGGACCGGCCCGATCACGGTCGCCGACTTCATGACCATGTGCCTGTCGGATCCGGAACATGGCTACTACATGACCCGTACGCCCTTCGGCAGCGAGGGCGATTTCACGACCGCGCCGGAAGTGAGCCAGATGTTCGGCGAAATGATCGGCGCCTGGTGCCTCGAAACCTGGGAAACCATCGGCAGACCGAACAGCGTTCACCTTGTGGAACTGGGCCCGGGCCGCGGCACACTGATGGCCGACATGCTGCGTCTGGCGCGCCTTGAACCGGCCTTCGCAAAGGCTGTCCATGTCCACATGGTGGAAACCAGCCCGCATCTGCGCGACCTCCAGCAACAGACCCTCCAGGCCGCCCCCGTTGCCTGCACATGGCACGAGACGCTGGCGGAGGTGCCTGAAGGCCCGACACTGCTGGTCGCCAACGAGTTTTTCGACGCGCTGCCCATCCACCAATATGTGCTCACCAGCGAGGGCTGGCGTGAACGGATGGTCGGGCTGAACCCGCAAGGCACGGGCTTCATCTTCGCCGCAGGCCCCGGCCGTCTGGACACGGCTGGCCTGCCAAACGAGATCGCGAACCCGGCCAGCCGCAACATCGGGCCCGGCGCGATCGTTGAAACCCAACCGCTTTCCAACGCGATCATGTCGCAGATCGCAGCCCGCCTGAAAGCGCATGGCGGCGCGGCGCTCGCCATTGATTACGGCTATGAGCGCACCGCCATTGGCGACACGTTGCAGGCGCTGGAAAGGCACGCCTTCGCCGACCCGCTGGCCAATCCGGGCCAAGCCGATCTCACAGCCCATGTGAATTTCGAGGCGCTCGCACGTGCCGCCGTCGAAGCGGGCGCGACAGCGCACGGGCCGATGACACAGGGCGATTTCCTCATCGCGTTGGGCCTTCTGGAGCGCGCGGGCCGCCTGGGCTCGGGCAAGGACCACGCGGTGCAGGACCGCTTGCGCGATGATGTGGAGCGGCTCGCCGGACCTGAGCAGATGGGTACACTTTTCAAGGTGCTGGCCGTGACCGGTCAGGCCGCCGCCCCACGCCCCTTCACGATCTGA
- the pth gene encoding aminoacyl-tRNA hydrolase gives MLVIVGLGNPGSKYEFNRHNIGFMAVETIHRRNPSFSPWRKRFQAETSEGTIAGEKVLLIKPMTYMNESGQAVGAALRFFKLEAGNVVVLYDELDLPPGKVKIKTGGGSGGHNGIRSLDAHIGKEYRRVRLGIGHPGSKDRVTSYVLGDFAKVDRDWLIPMLDTIGDNVDLLAKGNDGEFMNRLHKAVFPGSGKAKNEPEGKQDGGSDAKSAARPGSKTGGAGRSHIRQARPKAKPDLPKEGPLAAMLKGLLGSNDTK, from the coding sequence ATGCTTGTCATCGTAGGTCTTGGAAATCCCGGATCGAAATACGAGTTCAACCGCCACAATATCGGCTTCATGGCGGTCGAGACGATCCACCGCCGCAATCCCTCCTTTTCCCCCTGGCGCAAGCGTTTTCAGGCCGAGACCAGCGAAGGCACCATCGCGGGTGAGAAGGTCCTGCTGATCAAGCCGATGACCTACATGAATGAAAGCGGTCAGGCCGTCGGCGCGGCGCTGCGCTTCTTCAAACTGGAAGCCGGCAATGTGGTTGTGCTCTATGACGAGCTGGACCTGCCGCCGGGCAAGGTGAAAATCAAGACGGGCGGCGGCTCGGGCGGCCATAACGGCATTCGCTCCCTCGATGCCCATATCGGCAAGGAATATCGCCGTGTCCGCCTCGGCATAGGCCATCCCGGCTCCAAGGACCGCGTCACCAGCTACGTGCTGGGGGATTTCGCAAAGGTCGACCGTGATTGGCTGATCCCCATGCTGGACACCATCGGCGACAATGTCGACCTGTTGGCCAAGGGCAATGATGGCGAGTTCATGAACCGCCTTCACAAGGCGGTGTTCCCCGGCTCGGGCAAGGCGAAGAACGAACCGGAAGGCAAGCAGGACGGCGGGTCGGACGCGAAATCCGCAGCCAGGCCCGGTTCGAAAACAGGCGGCGCTGGCCGCAGTCACATCCGTCAGGCGCGCCCCAAGGCGAAACCCGACCTGCCGAAGGAAGGCCCGCTGGCGGCCATGCTCAAGGGCCTGCTGGGCTCCAACGATACGAAGTAG
- a CDS encoding YbjN domain-containing protein: MSLIEIEADRPSNPVDTIEQIAAINDWAFERSGEDEITISVTAHWCDYHVSFSWMEDVEALHLACAFDLKVGEARRTEVVRLLALVNEQLWMGHFDLWNREGVVIFRQSLLLAGGAEANPEQIEGLLNNALESCERYYQAFQFVVWAGKSAAEALETVMFETVGEA, encoded by the coding sequence ATGAGCCTGATCGAAATCGAAGCCGACCGGCCATCAAATCCCGTCGACACAATCGAACAGATTGCCGCCATCAATGACTGGGCGTTTGAGCGCTCGGGCGAAGACGAGATCACGATCTCCGTCACCGCCCACTGGTGTGACTATCATGTCTCCTTCTCATGGATGGAGGACGTGGAGGCGTTGCATCTGGCCTGTGCTTTTGACCTGAAGGTCGGTGAAGCGCGGCGCACCGAGGTGGTGCGCTTGCTGGCACTGGTCAACGAGCAGCTGTGGATGGGCCATTTCGATCTGTGGAACCGCGAAGGCGTGGTGATTTTCCGCCAATCCCTGCTGCTGGCGGGTGGCGCGGAAGCCAATCCGGAGCAGATCGAAGGTCTGCTGAACAATGCTCTTGAGTCCTGCGAACGCTACTATCAGGCGTTCCAGTTTGTTGTCTGGGCCGGGAAAAGCGCCGCGGAGGCGTTGGAAACGGTCATGTTCGAGACTGTCGGCGAAGCATGA
- the proC gene encoding pyrroline-5-carboxylate reductase produces MNLTKSNPLLLVGAGKMGGAMLSGWVDQGIDPAALIVCDPRPSDEMAALFSKKGIRHVTEAPVGLTPAVVLVAVKPQMMDAALEPLKPVVGPETLVVSVAAGKMIATFEAAFGQVPVVRAMPNTPAQVQRGMTALFASPAVSREQKTLVEELLSGIGAVAWLENEGQMDAVTAVSGSGPAYVFLMAECLAEAGRKAGLSPELAAKLARQTVAGAGELLYRSDLEAGTLRKNVTSPGGTTAAALDVLMADDGFQPLLDAAVAAAAKRSQELS; encoded by the coding sequence ATGAATCTTACGAAATCCAACCCGCTTCTTCTTGTCGGTGCCGGCAAGATGGGAGGGGCAATGCTCAGTGGCTGGGTCGATCAGGGGATCGATCCGGCCGCCCTCATCGTTTGCGACCCCCGTCCTTCCGACGAAATGGCCGCGCTGTTTTCCAAAAAGGGCATCCGCCATGTCACGGAGGCTCCCGTCGGGCTGACGCCTGCCGTGGTGCTTGTGGCCGTGAAACCGCAGATGATGGACGCGGCGCTGGAGCCGTTGAAGCCTGTTGTCGGGCCGGAAACGCTTGTCGTTTCGGTGGCCGCTGGCAAGATGATCGCGACCTTTGAGGCGGCTTTCGGCCAGGTGCCGGTGGTGCGCGCCATGCCGAATACGCCGGCGCAGGTTCAGCGCGGCATGACGGCCCTCTTCGCCAGCCCCGCTGTCTCGCGCGAGCAGAAGACGCTGGTGGAAGAGCTTCTGTCCGGTATCGGCGCGGTGGCCTGGCTTGAAAATGAGGGCCAGATGGATGCGGTTACCGCCGTGTCCGGCTCCGGGCCCGCCTATGTGTTCCTGATGGCGGAATGTCTGGCGGAAGCCGGACGCAAGGCCGGGCTTTCACCGGAACTTGCGGCCAAGCTCGCCCGCCAGACGGTGGCGGGGGCCGGCGAACTGCTCTATCGCTCGGATCTGGAGGCAGGCACACTTCGCAAGAACGTGACCTCTCCGGGGGGCACCACGGCGGCGGCGCTGGACGTCCTGATGGCCGATGACGGTTTTCAGCCATTGCTGGATGCGGCGGTCGCCGCAGCGGCGAAGCGGTCGCAGGAATTGAGCTGA
- a CDS encoding ribose-phosphate pyrophosphokinase, whose protein sequence is MKIVAGNSNRALADEISGYLDVPLAQCQVRRFADQEIFVEIQENMRGEDVFVLQSTSYPANDHLMELLILIDALRRSSARRITAVIPYFGYARQDRKPGPRTPISAKLVSNLITHAGADRVLTLDLHAGQIQGFFDIPTDNLFAAPVMTRDIKERYQQGNLMVVSPDVGGVVRARALAKRIDAPLAIVDKRRERPGESEVMNIIGDVAGRDCILVDDIIDSGGTLCNAADALLAKGATSVTAYITHGVLSGGAVARITASRLKELVITNSIEPTAAVESAPNIRCISIAPLMGEAVNRTALEKSVSSLFN, encoded by the coding sequence ATGAAAATCGTCGCGGGCAATTCGAACCGGGCGCTGGCGGATGAGATATCCGGGTATCTCGATGTTCCGCTGGCCCAATGCCAGGTTCGGCGCTTTGCCGATCAGGAGATCTTCGTCGAGATCCAGGAAAACATGCGCGGCGAGGACGTTTTCGTTCTTCAGTCCACGAGTTACCCCGCCAACGATCACCTGATGGAGCTGCTGATCCTGATCGATGCGCTGCGCCGATCCTCCGCACGCCGCATCACCGCAGTGATCCCCTATTTCGGCTATGCCCGTCAGGACCGCAAACCCGGCCCGCGCACGCCGATTTCCGCAAAGCTCGTCTCCAACCTGATCACCCATGCCGGTGCCGACCGCGTCCTCACGCTCGACCTGCATGCCGGCCAGATCCAGGGCTTCTTCGACATTCCCACCGACAACCTGTTTGCGGCCCCCGTCATGACCCGCGACATCAAGGAACGCTACCAGCAGGGCAACCTGATGGTCGTCTCCCCCGATGTCGGTGGCGTGGTGCGTGCGCGTGCACTGGCAAAGCGCATTGATGCGCCGCTGGCCATTGTCGACAAGCGCCGCGAGCGTCCGGGCGAGTCGGAGGTCATGAACATCATCGGTGACGTGGCCGGCCGCGACTGCATCCTGGTCGATGACATCATCGATTCCGGCGGCACCCTGTGCAACGCGGCCGACGCGCTGCTGGCCAAGGGCGCGACCTCCGTGACCGCCTATATCACCCACGGTGTCCTGTCCGGCGGCGCGGTCGCCCGCATCACCGCCTCGCGGCTGAAGGAACTGGTCATCACCAACTCCATCGAGCCGACAGCCGCGGTGGAGTCGGCCCCCAATATCCGCTGCATCTCCATCGCCCCGCTGATGGGCGAAGCCGTGAACCGCACCGCTTTGGAAAAGTCGGTTTCCAGCCTCTTCAACTGA
- the lgt gene encoding prolipoprotein diacylglyceryl transferase, which translates to MPLLALPFPPIDPVLIELGPFALRWYALAYIVGILLAWRYMMRLVRQERLWKGTQHPSVADIDDFVLWATFGIVLGGRLGYVLVYNLPYFMDHPVEILHVWQGGMSFHGGFLGTVVAMILFARLRGIPLLTLFDLAGTAAPIGLFFGRLANFANSELWGRVTDVPWGVIFPNAGPLPRHPSQLYEAALEGVLLFVVMRLLSHRFGLLQRPGFIAGAFSAGYGVTRTVGEYFRMPDEQIGFLTFGTTMGMQLSLPMILAGLVLMIWAARRTPEKAGAKGGK; encoded by the coding sequence ATGCCCCTTCTCGCCCTCCCCTTCCCCCCGATCGACCCCGTATTGATCGAACTCGGCCCCTTCGCGCTGCGCTGGTACGCGCTGGCCTATATCGTCGGCATTCTGCTTGCCTGGCGTTACATGATGCGGCTGGTGCGCCAGGAGCGGCTGTGGAAGGGCACGCAACACCCCTCCGTCGCCGATATCGACGATTTCGTGCTGTGGGCAACCTTCGGCATTGTTCTGGGCGGCAGGCTTGGCTACGTGCTGGTCTACAACCTGCCCTACTTCATGGATCATCCGGTCGAAATCCTGCATGTCTGGCAGGGCGGCATGTCCTTTCATGGCGGCTTTCTGGGTACCGTCGTCGCGATGATCCTGTTTGCCCGATTGCGCGGCATCCCTCTTCTGACGCTCTTCGACCTTGCCGGAACCGCCGCCCCCATCGGCCTCTTCTTCGGTCGTCTGGCCAATTTCGCGAATTCCGAGCTTTGGGGCCGGGTCACCGATGTGCCGTGGGGCGTGATCTTTCCCAATGCCGGACCTCTGCCGCGCCACCCCAGCCAGCTTTATGAAGCGGCCCTTGAAGGCGTGTTGCTCTTTGTGGTGATGCGGCTCCTGAGCCACCGTTTCGGCCTGCTGCAGCGCCCCGGCTTCATTGCAGGCGCCTTTTCCGCCGGTTATGGCGTCACACGCACCGTGGGGGAATATTTCCGCATGCCCGATGAGCAGATCGGCTTTCTCACCTTCGGCACAACAATGGGCATGCAGCTTTCGCTTCCGATGATCCTCGCGGGGCTGGTGCTGATGATCTGGGCCGCACGCCGGACGCCGGAAAAAGCAGGGGCCAAGGGGGGCAAATGA
- a CDS encoding 50S ribosomal protein L25/general stress protein Ctc, which yields MAQTYELKATSRERVGKGSARALRRDKKIPAVIYGGNKDPLPIALDAKETTLTLHAGGFMTKLATIDVDGKKELVLARDYQLDPVRDSLVHVDFLRVSAKTRLAVDVPVHFINDEQSPGIKRGGVLNVVRHTVELECPATEIPESITVDLAGVDLNGSVHISHVNLPANVTPTITDRDFTIATVAAPAGLKEELKAEGEEEAGDAE from the coding sequence ATGGCTCAGACCTATGAGCTTAAGGCAACGTCGCGCGAGCGTGTGGGAAAGGGGTCCGCACGAGCACTCCGCCGCGACAAGAAGATTCCGGCCGTGATCTACGGCGGCAACAAGGATCCCCTTCCGATCGCGCTCGACGCGAAGGAAACCACCCTCACGCTTCACGCCGGTGGTTTCATGACCAAGCTCGCGACGATCGACGTCGACGGCAAGAAGGAACTCGTCCTGGCGCGTGACTACCAGCTCGATCCGGTTCGCGACTCGCTGGTCCACGTCGATTTCCTGCGTGTCAGCGCCAAGACCCGTCTGGCGGTGGATGTGCCCGTGCACTTCATCAACGACGAGCAGTCTCCCGGCATCAAGCGCGGCGGCGTTCTCAACGTCGTGCGTCACACGGTTGAGCTGGAATGCCCGGCCACCGAGATCCCGGAATCCATCACGGTTGACCTTGCTGGCGTGGATCTGAACGGCTCCGTTCACATTTCGCATGTGAACCTGCCCGCGAACGTCACCCCGACGATTACCGACCGCGACTTCACCATCGCCACCGTCGCCGCTCCGGCCGGGCTCAAGGAAGAGCTGAAGGCAGAGGGCGAGGAAGAGGCAGGCGACGCCGAGTAA
- a CDS encoding tRNA-binding protein gives MHKDTTAQRAAEIAFDDFLKVDIRVGTVIAVKDFPKARKPAYILHIDFGAEIGVRKCSAQITRHYTPETLIGRQVMSVVNFPSRQIGPIMSEVLTVGFPDETGEVVLAGPDRPVPNGMRMF, from the coding sequence ATGCACAAGGATACGACGGCGCAGCGCGCCGCTGAGATCGCGTTCGACGATTTTCTGAAGGTCGATATCCGTGTTGGCACGGTCATCGCGGTGAAGGATTTCCCAAAGGCGCGCAAACCCGCCTACATCCTGCATATCGATTTCGGAGCGGAAATCGGAGTGCGCAAATGCTCTGCGCAGATTACCCGCCATTATACGCCTGAGACCCTCATCGGTCGGCAGGTCATGTCCGTTGTCAATTTTCCCTCACGCCAGATAGGGCCGATCATGTCGGAAGTTCTCACGGTGGGCTTTCCCGATGAGACTGGCGAGGTGGTGCTGGCCGGGCCCGACAGGCCGGTGCCAAATGGCATGCGCATGTTCTAG
- the ychF gene encoding redox-regulated ATPase YchF, which yields MGFKCGIVGLPNVGKSTLFNALTKTAAAQAANYPFCTIEPNTGDVPVPDPRMAQIAAIAGSANILPTRLSFVDIAGLVRGASKGEGLGNQFLANIREVDAIAHVLRCFDDGDITHVEGRIDPVADADTVETELMLSDLESLERRVIPLRKKAQSGEKEAKIAVALMDAVLELLRDGKPARMLDVSKEDLPAFEALNLLTSKPVLYVCNVDEASAATGNAFTEAVKTKAEAEGAGMVIISAAIEAEIAQLDDAEAAEYMESMGLEEPGLDRLIRAGYELLGLITYFTAGPKETRAWTITEGTKAPQAAGVIHTDFERGFIRAQTIAYEDYVACKGEAGAKEAGKARDEGKEYVVKDGDVMLFKFNT from the coding sequence ATGGGCTTCAAGTGCGGTATCGTCGGACTGCCGAATGTGGGCAAGTCCACCCTGTTCAACGCGCTGACCAAGACGGCCGCCGCGCAGGCCGCGAACTATCCTTTCTGCACCATCGAGCCGAATACCGGCGATGTGCCCGTGCCTGATCCGCGCATGGCCCAGATCGCCGCGATTGCGGGCTCCGCAAACATCCTGCCCACACGCCTTTCCTTCGTGGACATTGCAGGCCTTGTGCGCGGCGCATCGAAGGGGGAAGGCCTCGGCAACCAGTTCCTCGCCAATATCCGTGAAGTGGATGCCATCGCCCACGTGCTGCGCTGCTTCGACGACGGCGACATCACCCACGTGGAAGGCCGCATCGATCCGGTCGCGGACGCGGACACGGTGGAAACGGAGCTGATGCTCTCCGATCTGGAAAGCCTGGAGCGCCGGGTCATCCCGCTGCGCAAGAAGGCCCAGAGCGGCGAGAAGGAAGCCAAGATCGCGGTCGCCCTGATGGACGCGGTTCTGGAGCTTCTGCGCGACGGCAAGCCCGCCCGCATGCTCGACGTCTCCAAGGAAGATCTTCCGGCTTTCGAGGCGCTCAACCTGCTGACCTCCAAGCCTGTGCTCTATGTCTGCAATGTCGATGAGGCATCGGCGGCCACCGGCAACGCCTTCACCGAGGCCGTGAAGACCAAGGCGGAAGCCGAAGGCGCTGGCATGGTCATCATCTCGGCTGCCATCGAGGCGGAAATCGCCCAGCTCGATGATGCGGAAGCAGCCGAATACATGGAGAGCATGGGCCTTGAAGAGCCCGGCCTCGACCGCCTGATCCGCGCCGGTTACGAGCTTCTCGGCCTGATCACCTATTTCACCGCAGGTCCGAAGGAAACCCGCGCCTGGACGATCACCGAGGGCACCAAGGCCCCACAGGCGGCGGGCGTCATCCATACCGACTTCGAGCGCGGCTTCATTCGCGCCCAGACCATCGCCTATGAGGACTATGTCGCCTGCAAGGGCGAGGCAGGCGCCAAGGAAGCCGGCAAGGCGCGCGACGAAGGCAAGGAATATGTCGTGAAGGACGGCGACGTGATGCTGTTCAAATTCAACACGTAA
- a CDS encoding Xaa-Pro peptidase family protein encodes MALHFERSEFSARLEKVLAEMKKRKLDAMLLFAPESHYWLTGYDTFGFCFFQCLVVMKDGRFVLLTRAPDLRQANHTSIIDDIRIWVDLGEASPIGQLKDLLFELDLLGCELGVEYDTHGMTGRIGRELDEALRSFADLNDASDLIPRLRAIKSPAEIAYVRKAAELADEAYRAGEAEIRAGADEARILAAMQDTVLAGGGDYPGNEFIVGSGMDALLCRYKSGRRSLGERDQVTLEFAGVYRHYHVALMRTVLTGEASARHIELHEAAVAALGEVEKTLRPGNTFGDVFEAHAREMDRRDLMPHRLNACGYSLGARFAPSWMDWPMFYRGNKAEIEPNMVLFAHMILMDSETNTAMTLGCTYLTGENEPQSLSQLPRDLIVR; translated from the coding sequence ATGGCATTGCATTTTGAGCGCAGCGAATTCAGCGCCCGGCTGGAAAAGGTTCTGGCCGAGATGAAGAAGCGCAAACTGGATGCGATGCTGTTATTCGCCCCCGAAAGCCACTATTGGCTGACCGGATACGACACCTTCGGCTTCTGCTTCTTCCAGTGCCTCGTGGTGATGAAGGACGGCCGTTTCGTGCTGCTGACGCGCGCACCCGATCTGCGACAGGCCAATCATACCTCCATCATTGACGATATCCGCATCTGGGTCGATCTGGGTGAGGCCTCCCCCATCGGCCAGCTGAAGGATCTGCTGTTCGAGCTGGACCTGCTTGGCTGCGAGCTGGGCGTCGAATACGACACCCACGGCATGACCGGGCGTATTGGACGCGAACTCGACGAAGCCCTGCGTTCCTTCGCCGACCTGAACGACGCCTCCGATCTCATTCCACGCCTGAGGGCAATCAAGAGCCCGGCGGAAATCGCCTATGTGCGCAAGGCGGCAGAACTCGCCGACGAAGCCTATCGCGCAGGCGAGGCAGAGATCCGGGCAGGTGCCGACGAGGCCCGCATTCTGGCCGCCATGCAGGACACGGTTCTTGCGGGAGGCGGCGACTATCCCGGCAACGAGTTCATTGTCGGCTCCGGTATGGATGCCCTGTTGTGCCGCTACAAGAGCGGACGCCGCAGTCTGGGCGAACGCGATCAGGTGACGCTGGAATTTGCAGGCGTCTACCGCCACTACCACGTGGCGCTGATGCGAACGGTGTTGACCGGCGAGGCCTCCGCGCGCCACATCGAGCTGCATGAAGCGGCTGTCGCCGCTCTGGGCGAGGTGGAAAAGACGCTGCGTCCCGGGAACACGTTCGGCGATGTCTTCGAGGCTCACGCGCGCGAGATGGATCGCCGGGACCTGATGCCCCACCGGCTGAACGCCTGCGGCTACTCGCTCGGCGCACGCTTTGCGCCGTCCTGGATGGACTGGCCGATGTTCTACCGCGGCAACAAGGCCGAGATCGAACCCAACATGGTGCTCTTCGCCCATATGATCTTGATGGATTCGGAAACCAACACGGCCATGACGCTGGGGTGCACCTACCTGACGGGCGAAAACGAACCGCAATCCCTGTCGCAATTGCCGCGCGATCTGATCGTGCGATAA
- a CDS encoding TetR/AcrR family transcriptional regulator produces MTSEKTRKTILDAFMDLVAERPWPDVTMAEVAERAKVKPSALRKAYDGRMAILADYFRRIDAEVLDGSDPDLADEAAVDRLFDVLMRRLDALEEHKSSLRALARAARRDPVLAAELNALALTSQRWMLTAAGITVSGLGGLALTQALVVAFLRVLKVWFKDEDPGQAATMAALDRELKRGAGVMERIDRAERWCRPFKRAFSRARSHRGRPGAASAEAAVRDGGSPAPDASAPA; encoded by the coding sequence ATGACGAGCGAAAAGACCCGCAAGACCATCCTTGACGCCTTCATGGATCTGGTGGCCGAAAGGCCATGGCCGGATGTGACCATGGCGGAAGTGGCCGAACGCGCAAAGGTCAAGCCGTCCGCTCTGCGCAAGGCCTATGACGGGCGCATGGCGATCCTTGCCGACTATTTCCGCCGGATTGATGCGGAGGTGCTCGATGGCAGCGATCCCGACCTTGCCGATGAAGCGGCGGTCGACCGTCTTTTCGATGTTTTGATGCGTCGCCTTGATGCGCTTGAGGAGCACAAGTCCTCGCTGCGCGCATTGGCACGTGCCGCGCGACGCGATCCGGTTCTGGCCGCCGAGCTCAACGCCCTGGCCCTGACCTCGCAACGCTGGATGCTCACCGCGGCGGGCATCACCGTCAGCGGTCTGGGTGGTCTAGCGCTGACGCAGGCGCTTGTCGTGGCTTTCCTGCGGGTTCTGAAGGTCTGGTTCAAGGACGAGGATCCCGGGCAGGCGGCCACGATGGCGGCCCTTGATCGCGAACTGAAGCGCGGGGCAGGCGTCATGGAGCGCATCGACCGCGCGGAGCGGTGGTGCCGGCCTTTCAAGCGTGCGTTCAGCAGGGCGCGAAGCCATCGAGGACGTCCTGGCGCAGCCAGTGCCGAGGCAGCGGTGCGTGACGGCGGGTCCCCGGCGCCGGATGCTTCCGCCCCGGCCTGA